One Paenibacillus sp. FSL H7-0737 DNA segment encodes these proteins:
- a CDS encoding carbohydrate ABC transporter permease, translated as MNKALRNPLVFFLFILPALILFTMFFIYPIFSSIYYSFTSWNGVSDTVKSAGISNFEKALGDERFWISVKNNGFFILFSCFVQVPLIIFFSLLISNVKKLKGLYKTAVFMPSIMSTAVIGILWGFIYEPNIGLLNKVLGLVGIDPLYWLSDERFAMLSILITNAWQWTGFYIVMVLAAILSIPGELDEAAAIDGATGFQRATRITLPLIVPIISVVIMLSIAGAMKAADIVIVMTKGGPAGSTDVMATYMIKYAITNFKYGYGNAIAVLIFVFTLVVTAIYQLLIARRTERIEY; from the coding sequence ATGAATAAAGCACTAAGAAATCCATTGGTATTTTTCCTTTTTATTCTTCCAGCACTGATCTTGTTCACGATGTTCTTCATCTATCCCATCTTTAGTTCAATCTATTACAGCTTTACTAGCTGGAATGGGGTATCTGACACAGTCAAGTCTGCCGGAATCAGTAATTTTGAGAAGGCATTAGGAGACGAGCGATTCTGGATATCTGTCAAAAATAACGGTTTCTTTATTCTTTTCTCCTGTTTTGTACAGGTACCGTTAATCATATTCTTCTCGTTATTGATATCGAATGTAAAGAAGCTAAAAGGCTTGTATAAGACAGCGGTCTTCATGCCTTCTATTATGTCTACAGCAGTTATCGGTATTCTATGGGGCTTCATTTATGAGCCCAACATTGGACTTTTAAATAAGGTTCTAGGCTTAGTTGGTATTGATCCACTTTACTGGCTGTCGGATGAAAGATTCGCAATGTTATCCATCCTGATCACGAATGCTTGGCAATGGACCGGATTCTACATTGTAATGGTACTTGCAGCTATTCTGTCGATACCAGGTGAATTGGATGAAGCAGCTGCCATTGATGGCGCAACTGGATTCCAACGTGCTACACGTATCACGCTTCCTTTAATTGTTCCGATCATTTCTGTTGTAATCATGTTGTCCATTGCTGGAGCAATGAAAGCGGCGGATATCGTCATTGTAATGACTAAGGGTGGACCTGCTGGTTCAACCGATGTAATGGCAACTTACATGATTAAATATGCTATCACTAACTTTAAGTACGGGTACGGTAATGCCATTGCAGTCCTGATCTTTGTATTTACATTGGTGGTTACAGCTATTTATCAGCTGCTGATAGCCCGACGCACAGAAAGGATTGAATACTGA
- the adhE gene encoding bifunctional acetaldehyde-CoA/alcohol dehydrogenase — MAVKNEVAAQVKQVTAEEYIQNLVDKAKKAHEAFMALDQEQVDTIVHAMALAGLDKHMYLAKLAVEETGRGVYEDKITKNIFSTEYIWHGIKYDKTVGVIEDNAYDSFQKIAEPVGIVMGITPVTNPTSTTMFKALISIKTRNPIIFGFHPSAQECSAAAAKILHDAAVKAGAPENCIQWIEMPTMDKTNALMNNPDVALILATGGSAMVKAAYSCGKPALGVGPGNVPAFIEKSADIDQAVTDIILSKTFDNGMICASEQAVIIEEPIFDQVKKKMIANGCYFVNKEEAAKLTSGAMNVDKCAVNPAIVGQSAVKIAEMCGIQVPAGTKILVAELEGVGTKYPLSAEKLSPVLACYKVKNADQGIERAAQIVEFGGMGHSSAIHSNNEEVIMKFSNRLQTGRILVNSPSTHGAIGDIYNTNIPSLTLGCGSYGRNSVSQNVTAINLINVKRVNRRTVNMQWFKVPDKIYFEKGATQYLTKMPDITRVAIITDPMMVKLGYVERVEHYLRQRQTPVAIEVFSEVEPDPSTTTVEKGTAMMNRFQPDCIIALGGGSPMDAAKGMWLFYEHPDADFNGLKQKFMDIRKRVYKFPKLGNKAKFVAIPTTSGTGSEVTSFAVITDKTTEQHTKYPLADYELTPDVAIIDPEFVYSLPKTAVADTGMDVLTHAIEAYVSVMASDYTDGLAIKAIQLVFQYLEKSALEGDRVAREKMHNASTLAGMAFANAFLGINHSLAHKWGGQYHTAHGRTNAILMPHVIRYNAKKPTKFASFPKYSHFVADERYAEIARILGLPARTTEEGVTSLINAIRDMNKKLGIEESFQQLGFDPKDFESRVDYLADRAFEDQCTTANPKLPLVSELADVYRNAFYGRFDN, encoded by the coding sequence ATGGCAGTTAAGAACGAAGTCGCCGCCCAAGTTAAACAAGTTACCGCTGAAGAGTATATTCAGAATTTAGTGGATAAAGCAAAAAAAGCGCATGAGGCGTTCATGGCGCTAGACCAAGAGCAAGTTGACACAATCGTTCATGCAATGGCGTTGGCTGGACTCGACAAACATATGTACCTCGCAAAATTAGCCGTAGAAGAAACTGGACGCGGCGTATACGAAGACAAAATTACGAAGAACATCTTCTCAACTGAATATATCTGGCACGGAATTAAATACGATAAAACAGTAGGCGTTATTGAAGACAACGCTTATGATAGCTTCCAAAAAATTGCTGAACCCGTCGGAATTGTTATGGGTATCACACCGGTAACCAACCCTACATCCACCACGATGTTTAAAGCGTTGATTTCGATTAAGACACGGAACCCTATTATATTCGGTTTCCACCCATCTGCGCAAGAGTGTAGTGCAGCTGCTGCAAAAATTCTTCATGATGCTGCCGTGAAAGCTGGCGCTCCTGAGAACTGTATCCAATGGATTGAAATGCCAACGATGGACAAGACAAACGCATTGATGAACAACCCAGACGTTGCTCTTATCTTGGCAACTGGTGGTTCTGCAATGGTAAAAGCAGCTTACAGCTGTGGTAAACCAGCACTTGGCGTAGGCCCTGGTAACGTACCTGCTTTCATTGAAAAGAGCGCGGATATTGATCAAGCCGTAACGGACATTATTCTTTCTAAAACATTTGATAATGGTATGATCTGTGCTTCCGAGCAAGCTGTTATTATCGAAGAACCAATCTTCGATCAAGTGAAGAAAAAGATGATTGCTAATGGCTGCTACTTTGTGAATAAAGAAGAAGCTGCCAAACTGACTAGTGGAGCAATGAATGTAGATAAATGTGCGGTTAACCCAGCAATCGTAGGTCAATCCGCAGTGAAGATTGCTGAAATGTGTGGCATTCAAGTCCCTGCCGGCACAAAGATTCTGGTAGCAGAACTTGAAGGTGTAGGCACTAAATATCCACTTTCCGCTGAAAAATTAAGCCCGGTTCTTGCTTGCTACAAAGTTAAGAATGCAGATCAAGGTATCGAACGCGCAGCTCAAATTGTTGAATTTGGTGGTATGGGACATAGCTCGGCTATCCACTCCAACAATGAAGAAGTAATCATGAAGTTCTCTAACCGTCTGCAAACAGGACGTATTCTCGTTAACTCGCCTTCCACACATGGTGCGATCGGCGATATCTACAACACTAATATCCCTTCGTTGACTCTGGGCTGCGGATCTTATGGTCGTAACTCCGTGTCGCAAAACGTTACAGCAATCAATTTGATCAACGTGAAAAGGGTGAATCGTCGTACCGTGAATATGCAATGGTTTAAAGTACCTGACAAGATATATTTCGAAAAAGGCGCTACTCAGTACCTGACCAAAATGCCTGATATCACACGTGTCGCAATTATCACTGACCCAATGATGGTTAAGCTTGGATATGTTGAAAGAGTTGAACATTACCTGCGTCAACGTCAAACTCCTGTAGCTATCGAAGTGTTCTCTGAAGTTGAACCAGATCCATCGACAACTACAGTTGAAAAAGGTACTGCAATGATGAACAGATTCCAACCGGACTGCATTATCGCACTTGGCGGCGGCTCCCCAATGGATGCTGCAAAAGGAATGTGGTTATTCTATGAACATCCAGACGCAGACTTTAATGGTCTGAAACAAAAATTCATGGATATCCGTAAACGGGTATACAAATTCCCTAAACTTGGTAACAAAGCTAAGTTTGTAGCGATTCCAACAACTTCGGGTACAGGTTCGGAAGTAACATCTTTCGCAGTTATTACCGATAAAACAACTGAACAGCACACTAAATATCCTTTGGCTGACTACGAGTTAACTCCAGATGTGGCTATCATTGATCCAGAGTTCGTATACAGCTTGCCAAAAACTGCTGTTGCTGATACAGGTATGGACGTATTGACACATGCTATCGAAGCTTATGTATCGGTTATGGCGAGTGACTATACTGATGGTCTAGCTATTAAAGCGATCCAACTGGTATTCCAATACCTTGAAAAATCGGCGCTGGAAGGCGACAGAGTAGCACGTGAGAAAATGCATAACGCATCAACACTTGCTGGTATGGCCTTTGCCAATGCATTCTTGGGTATTAACCACAGTTTGGCACATAAATGGGGCGGACAGTACCACACTGCTCACGGTCGTACTAACGCGATCCTTATGCCACACGTTATCCGCTACAATGCTAAAAAACCTACGAAGTTCGCTTCGTTCCCTAAATATTCGCACTTCGTAGCTGATGAGCGTTATGCTGAAATTGCCCGTATTCTGGGATTGCCAGCTCGCACAACTGAAGAAGGTGTAACTAGCCTGATCAATGCTATTCGCGATATGAATAAAAAATTGGGCATCGAAGAATCGTTCCAACAACTGGGCTTTGATCCTAAGGACTTCGAATCCCGCGTAGATTATTTGGCTGACCGTGCGTTTGAAGATCAATGTACAACTGCCAATCCTAAGCTGCCACTGGTTTCTGAGCTTGCTGATGTATACCGTAATGCGTTCTACGGAAGATTTGATAATTAA
- a CDS encoding cache domain-containing sensor histidine kinase has protein sequence MNLRYKLFTAFLGLIIIPLFILGMLMFFVTYNSIEKKYSQQSEYSLKAISYSISNVLKDMDNVTDNGIATSVFHMALSAEDPSNQDLTDAEQLNLNASQRNFRSLLFNHPSISYAFLYNFNGRGNSEIVSLFNKENFRTLPYDTFKKSDLYQEVMDLNGVPKWLAPHEYPELTGTEPVFTQIRLVKELSFFQNIGILVVQIKNWELESIFRNLKIGDSNQDVSFMLVNDDGMILFDPDQKLDGQDIQSFANKEITFKKGFQSFKTEYNGEKSILSMYHLKDYPWSLVSVTSWDSLSREVTVFARWFVGVIFLCFLAAVIFNLFFMNRITGAIAVIVRFMRRVEDGDLTSRVEVKGNDELTLLGKGFNDLMDKINRLFNRIHLEQRRKNQAEMRVLQAQIKPHFLFNTLESINVLAIQNEGKKVSEMVYRLASILRISIQDREEITLDEEIKHLRNYLDIQKFRFEDLFEYDIDIPQELMSCGILKLTLQPLVENSIQHGFEGIDYKGQVSVRVWEKQGDLILRIEDNGIGITPSQLSIFQYIVNDPVEQEVEVERENRMNLERRGLGIRSVADRIRIEYGDRYGIFICSSPGYGTIIQCVIPKYEQGEDHYAKSIIGR, from the coding sequence ATGAATTTGCGCTATAAATTATTTACGGCATTTTTGGGCCTGATAATCATTCCCTTATTTATTCTAGGCATGCTTATGTTTTTCGTGACTTATAACTCAATTGAGAAGAAGTACAGTCAACAGTCGGAATACTCGCTCAAAGCAATTAGTTACAGTATTTCAAATGTGTTAAAAGATATGGATAACGTTACAGACAACGGAATTGCTACCTCGGTTTTTCATATGGCACTTAGCGCAGAAGATCCTTCTAATCAAGATTTGACTGATGCTGAGCAACTCAATTTGAATGCAAGCCAGCGCAATTTCCGTAGTCTGTTGTTTAACCATCCATCGATTAGCTATGCTTTTTTATACAATTTTAACGGTAGAGGTAACTCTGAAATCGTGTCGCTTTTTAATAAGGAAAATTTCCGAACGCTACCCTATGATACTTTCAAAAAAAGTGATTTGTACCAGGAAGTAATGGATTTGAATGGCGTGCCAAAATGGCTGGCTCCTCATGAGTATCCCGAACTTACAGGAACTGAACCTGTGTTTACACAAATTCGACTCGTGAAGGAACTGAGCTTCTTTCAGAACATAGGTATTCTTGTTGTACAGATCAAAAATTGGGAGCTCGAATCGATATTTCGCAATTTAAAAATTGGGGATAGTAATCAGGATGTTTCGTTTATGCTAGTAAATGATGACGGAATGATTCTATTTGACCCAGATCAAAAGCTGGATGGGCAGGATATTCAGTCATTCGCGAATAAAGAGATTACCTTCAAAAAAGGGTTTCAGAGTTTTAAAACAGAGTATAACGGGGAGAAAAGTATTCTCTCCATGTATCATTTGAAAGATTATCCTTGGAGTCTAGTGTCTGTAACCTCATGGGACTCTTTATCTCGAGAAGTTACAGTATTTGCACGCTGGTTTGTTGGGGTTATCTTCCTTTGCTTTTTGGCAGCAGTGATCTTCAATCTATTCTTTATGAATCGCATTACTGGTGCAATCGCCGTAATTGTTCGTTTTATGCGACGTGTTGAGGATGGAGATCTAACTTCGCGGGTAGAAGTGAAGGGGAATGATGAGTTAACGCTTCTTGGTAAAGGCTTTAATGATCTTATGGATAAAATTAACCGATTGTTTAACAGAATCCATTTGGAACAGCGTCGCAAGAATCAAGCCGAGATGCGTGTTCTACAGGCTCAGATTAAACCGCATTTTTTATTCAATACGTTAGAGTCGATTAATGTTCTGGCTATACAGAATGAAGGCAAGAAAGTCAGTGAGATGGTCTACCGACTGGCAAGTATTTTACGTATTAGCATTCAGGATCGAGAAGAAATTACACTGGATGAAGAGATTAAACATCTGCGCAATTATTTGGATATTCAAAAATTTAGATTTGAGGATTTATTTGAATACGATATTGATATCCCACAAGAATTGATGAGTTGCGGCATTTTAAAGCTTACTTTGCAACCGCTTGTAGAGAATAGCATTCAACATGGATTTGAGGGTATTGATTACAAAGGTCAAGTTTCTGTGAGAGTTTGGGAGAAGCAAGGGGACTTAATTTTACGAATTGAAGATAACGGTATTGGAATTACACCCTCTCAGTTGTCTATTTTCCAATATATTGTGAATGATCCTGTGGAGCAAGAGGTTGAAGTTGAACGGGAAAACCGGATGAATCTTGAACGTAGAGGCCTTGGCATTCGCAGTGTAGCGGATCGCATCCGCATTGAATACGGTGACAGATATGGAATATTTATTTGTTCCAGTCCAGGATATGGTACTATTATTCAATGTGTCATACCTAAATACGAGCAGGGGGAAGATCATTATGCTAAAAGTATTATTGGTAGATGA
- the pflB gene encoding formate C-acetyltransferase, with translation MSVIEKEVNEVKSGWRSFTKGKWSKKVDVNNFIASNIKPYEGNEEFLVGPTSNTTELWKIISQLSKEERERGGVWDVSLDTVSTITSHAPGYIDKDKEQIVGVQTDAPFRRSIQPFGGIKMMVDATKAYGFELPQNIVDMFTNIRKTHNQGVFDAYTPDMRAVRKSGVITGLPDAYGRGRIIGDYRRIALYGIDFLIKDKKQQLAELEVDSMTEEVIRLREELSEQIRALGELKEMAAAHGMDISKPAMNFKEATQWVYFGYLAAVKEQNGAAMSLGRVSSFLDIYAERDIEEGTLTEEQVQEIVDHFVMKLRIVKFLRTPDYNDLFSGDPTWVTESIGGMAEDGTTRVTKNSFRFLNTLYNLGPAPEPNLTVLWSERLPEGFKKYCAKVSIETSAIQYENDDLMRPYWGEDYAIACCVSPMRIGKQMQFFGARANLAKALLYAINGGKDEKSGAQVGPEFPAITSEYLDYDEVMKRFKPMMEWLAKTYVNTLNIIHYMHDKYSYERIEMALHDRDILRTMACGIAGLSVAADSLSAIKYAKVKPIRNEQGIAIDFETEGEFPCYGNNDDAVDNIAVELVETFMSMIRKHKTYRDAVPTQSVLTITSNVVYGKKTGTTPDGRKKGEPFAPGANPMHGRDKKGALASLNSVAKLPYSDAQDGISNTFSIVPKALGKDDESCKSNLVHMMDGYFHNNAQHLNVNVFNREQLMDAMDHPENYPQLTIRVSGYAVNFIKLTREQQMDVINRTFHGSM, from the coding sequence ATGTCGGTGATTGAAAAAGAAGTAAATGAAGTGAAATCCGGTTGGAGAAGTTTTACAAAAGGTAAATGGTCCAAGAAAGTTGACGTTAACAACTTTATCGCTAGTAACATTAAGCCTTATGAAGGTAACGAAGAGTTCCTCGTAGGTCCTACTAGTAACACAACTGAACTGTGGAAGATTATTTCCCAACTGAGCAAGGAAGAAAGAGAAAGAGGCGGCGTATGGGATGTTTCCCTAGATACTGTCTCCACAATCACTTCACATGCTCCAGGCTACATTGACAAGGACAAGGAACAAATTGTAGGCGTGCAGACTGACGCTCCTTTCAGACGTTCCATCCAGCCATTCGGCGGGATCAAGATGATGGTTGATGCTACGAAGGCTTATGGCTTCGAGCTTCCACAAAACATCGTTGACATGTTCACGAACATTCGCAAAACGCATAACCAAGGCGTATTTGATGCATATACACCAGACATGAGAGCAGTGCGTAAATCCGGCGTTATCACAGGTCTTCCTGATGCTTACGGCCGTGGACGTATTATCGGCGACTACCGCCGCATAGCTCTGTACGGTATTGATTTCTTGATTAAAGACAAAAAGCAACAACTAGCTGAGCTTGAAGTTGATTCCATGACAGAAGAAGTAATTCGTTTACGTGAAGAACTGTCCGAGCAAATTCGTGCACTGGGCGAATTGAAAGAAATGGCAGCTGCTCACGGCATGGATATTTCCAAACCAGCGATGAACTTCAAAGAAGCTACTCAATGGGTATACTTTGGATATCTGGCAGCAGTTAAAGAACAAAATGGTGCAGCGATGTCCCTGGGACGTGTTTCTTCCTTCCTAGACATTTATGCAGAACGCGATATTGAAGAAGGTACTTTGACTGAAGAACAAGTACAAGAAATTGTCGATCATTTCGTAATGAAACTGCGTATCGTGAAATTCTTGCGTACACCTGACTATAATGACCTGTTCTCCGGCGACCCTACTTGGGTAACTGAATCCATCGGTGGTATGGCTGAAGATGGAACCACTCGTGTTACCAAGAACAGTTTCCGTTTCCTGAACACCCTGTACAACTTGGGTCCAGCTCCGGAACCAAACTTAACTGTACTTTGGTCCGAAAGATTGCCTGAAGGCTTCAAAAAATATTGTGCTAAGGTTTCTATCGAAACTAGTGCAATTCAGTATGAAAATGACGATCTAATGCGTCCATACTGGGGTGAAGATTATGCGATTGCTTGCTGCGTATCTCCAATGCGTATCGGTAAACAAATGCAGTTCTTCGGCGCTCGTGCCAACCTGGCAAAAGCTTTACTGTATGCTATTAATGGTGGTAAAGACGAAAAATCCGGAGCACAAGTTGGACCGGAATTCCCAGCTATCACTTCTGAATATCTAGATTATGACGAAGTAATGAAACGCTTCAAACCGATGATGGAGTGGTTGGCTAAGACTTATGTTAACACTTTGAACATCATTCACTATATGCATGACAAATATTCTTACGAACGTATCGAAATGGCACTGCATGATCGCGACATTCTGCGTACAATGGCTTGCGGTATCGCTGGTCTGTCCGTTGCAGCTGACTCACTGAGTGCTATTAAATACGCGAAGGTTAAACCAATCCGTAACGAACAAGGTATTGCAATTGACTTCGAAACTGAAGGCGAATTCCCTTGCTACGGTAACAATGACGATGCTGTAGACAACATCGCAGTAGAATTGGTTGAAACCTTCATGTCTATGATCCGTAAACACAAAACATATCGTGATGCTGTACCGACTCAATCGGTATTGACCATTACTTCGAATGTAGTGTACGGTAAGAAGACAGGTACAACACCTGACGGACGTAAAAAAGGCGAACCATTTGCACCAGGTGCTAACCCAATGCATGGACGTGACAAGAAAGGTGCTCTGGCTTCACTGAACTCTGTAGCCAAACTGCCTTACTCTGATGCACAAGATGGTATCTCCAATACGTTCTCTATCGTACCTAAGGCACTGGGTAAAGATGATGAATCCTGTAAGTCTAACCTGGTACACATGATGGACGGATACTTCCATAATAATGCTCAGCATTTGAACGTTAACGTATTTAACCGTGAACAGCTGATGGACGCTATGGATCACCCTGAGAACTATCCACAATTGACTATCCGTGTATCCGGTTATGCAGTTAACTTCATCAAGTTGACTCGCGAACAACAAATGGACGTAATTAACCGTACTTTCCACGGTTCAATGTAA
- a CDS encoding extracellular solute-binding protein: protein MKKGMTLLLSLIFVSSALLAGCGGNNNASSNKGDGNATATNSADATNAPATEEPVSSEPFEMTIRHTQIGADKQKRLAILQEVVKKVEGDVPGLTFKLDGVDSDVNRKEKLRGEMAAGNPPEIFDLFGSPDSKIYAKEGKLLDLTPILEELGIKDKFSNLDPFTYEGKIYGLPIGGSGEGFFYNKEYYNSKGWKAPTTFAELEQQLADIKADGKVPLAGASKAGWVPLMLANHLWSRYAGPDVTAKFATGEAKWTDPNVVKGFAKYKEWVDKGYFKKGELGFEYAEYTTQFTSSEAILLYDGTWKSSVFKEGQSGEGLIGKVGFFNIPPVDGGVGDQTALMRDVNNGYGFSASAEKDPRQLAAVKSFIKNLFNEEMQLRGLVEDGVLPAMKIDQNVLNENITDDLMSEIVGVLNNSQSSFPAFDSLVQADVTTEISNIQIQKLIGGQTTPEKMGEALQKVQEEANAAVE, encoded by the coding sequence ATGAAAAAAGGTATGACTTTGCTATTGTCCCTGATTTTTGTATCATCAGCTTTACTGGCAGGTTGCGGAGGCAACAACAATGCATCTTCTAACAAAGGAGATGGAAACGCTACCGCGACGAATTCAGCGGATGCTACAAATGCTCCAGCAACAGAAGAACCGGTTAGTAGCGAGCCGTTCGAAATGACGATTCGTCACACTCAAATCGGTGCCGACAAACAGAAACGTTTAGCTATTCTGCAAGAAGTAGTGAAAAAGGTAGAAGGCGATGTACCGGGTCTGACCTTTAAGCTTGATGGAGTAGATTCAGATGTAAACCGTAAAGAAAAATTACGTGGTGAAATGGCTGCAGGTAATCCACCAGAGATCTTCGATCTTTTCGGAAGCCCTGACTCTAAGATCTATGCTAAAGAAGGTAAATTACTCGATCTGACTCCAATCCTAGAGGAACTTGGAATTAAGGATAAATTCTCAAATCTTGATCCTTTCACTTATGAAGGAAAAATTTACGGATTGCCTATCGGTGGATCTGGTGAAGGCTTCTTCTACAACAAAGAATACTACAATAGCAAGGGTTGGAAAGCTCCAACAACATTTGCTGAATTGGAACAACAATTGGCTGACATCAAGGCTGACGGCAAAGTACCTTTGGCTGGTGCATCTAAGGCTGGTTGGGTACCACTTATGCTAGCTAACCACTTGTGGTCACGTTATGCAGGTCCAGATGTAACTGCTAAGTTTGCAACAGGCGAAGCTAAATGGACTGATCCAAACGTTGTAAAAGGTTTTGCGAAGTACAAAGAATGGGTTGACAAAGGATACTTCAAAAAAGGCGAACTTGGTTTCGAGTATGCTGAATATACAACACAATTCACTAGTAGCGAAGCAATCCTCTTGTATGATGGTACTTGGAAATCTTCCGTATTTAAAGAAGGACAATCTGGCGAAGGGTTGATCGGTAAAGTTGGATTCTTCAATATTCCTCCAGTTGATGGTGGCGTAGGTGACCAAACTGCATTGATGCGTGATGTGAACAATGGCTACGGTTTCTCTGCTTCTGCTGAGAAAGATCCACGTCAATTGGCTGCTGTGAAATCTTTCATCAAAAACTTGTTTAACGAAGAAATGCAATTACGTGGTCTTGTTGAAGATGGCGTACTGCCAGCAATGAAAATTGATCAAAACGTGCTGAATGAAAATATTACGGATGATCTGATGAGCGAAATCGTAGGTGTACTTAATAACTCACAATCTTCGTTCCCAGCATTTGACTCACTTGTTCAAGCTGATGTAACTACAGAAATCAGTAACATTCAAATTCAAAAGCTAATTGGTGGTCAGACAACTCCAGAGAAAATGGGCGAAGCTTTACAGAAGGTACAAGAAGAAGCAAACGCAGCAGTTGAATAA
- a CDS encoding carbohydrate ABC transporter permease translates to MPRALKKSLPHVALLSYLLVILFPFLFVLFSSVKKDNNAIALNPFGIPKEFVFNNYVEAWVNAKISTYFFNSLYISILASVVSIILASMFAFAVTRMRQGKWNTILFTLVMVGMLIPNNALMLPIYTIVRKMGILNTHWALIIPYIANAIPFTIIILAAFMRSLPREIEEAAVMDGLKAPGIFAKIIVPLTVPAMVTVFIVNFLGNWNEFLLANYFLSNDELRTLPVGMVQFRDQYQMNYAQMSAGIVFSVLPVIVIYAILQEKIIEGVTAGGVKG, encoded by the coding sequence ATGCCACGCGCCCTGAAAAAAAGTCTGCCACACGTCGCACTATTGTCCTATCTACTAGTTATTCTATTTCCTTTCCTGTTCGTGTTATTCTCCTCTGTGAAAAAGGATAACAATGCAATAGCACTTAACCCTTTTGGGATTCCAAAGGAGTTCGTCTTCAATAACTACGTTGAAGCTTGGGTAAATGCCAAGATCAGCACCTACTTTTTTAACAGTTTGTACATTTCCATATTGGCTTCTGTAGTATCTATCATTCTAGCGTCTATGTTTGCTTTTGCAGTTACTCGGATGCGCCAAGGCAAATGGAATACGATTTTGTTCACCTTAGTTATGGTGGGAATGCTCATTCCAAACAACGCATTGATGCTTCCTATTTATACGATTGTACGTAAGATGGGAATTCTGAATACACACTGGGCATTGATTATCCCTTATATCGCGAATGCAATTCCGTTTACGATAATTATATTGGCTGCATTTATGCGCTCGTTGCCTAGAGAAATTGAAGAGGCAGCGGTCATGGATGGGTTGAAGGCACCAGGTATCTTTGCTAAAATTATTGTACCTCTAACCGTACCTGCCATGGTTACTGTATTCATTGTTAATTTCCTGGGCAATTGGAACGAATTCTTGCTGGCAAACTACTTCCTATCAAATGATGAACTACGTACGCTCCCAGTGGGTATGGTTCAATTCCGTGATCAATATCAGATGAACTATGCACAAATGTCAGCGGGTATCGTCTTCAGCGTTCTGCCAGTAATTGTGATTTATGCGATTTTACAGGAAAAAATTATTGAAGGCGTAACTGCGGGTGGCGTAAAAGGATAA
- the pflA gene encoding pyruvate formate-lyase-activating protein, protein MIKGRIHSLETFGTVDGPGIRFVLFMQGCLLKCQYCHNPDTWALDEGKEMTLEEVLSEIEPYLNYYRSSGGGLTVSGGEPTLQAQFVKQLFTEVKKRWNLHTTLDSNGYNEGDKINDLLDVTDLVMLDLKHIDEEAHIKLTGKSNDRTLKLARWLSDHNRKMWIRHVYVPGIHDREEDLINLGRYIGTLNGVEKFEILPYHQMGIYKWEMLGKAYELDGVPSPTDEEVQRAYRLVEEGRKQTALV, encoded by the coding sequence ATGATTAAAGGTCGCATACACTCTTTGGAAACCTTTGGAACCGTTGACGGACCTGGTATTCGATTTGTCTTATTTATGCAAGGGTGCTTGCTGAAATGCCAGTATTGCCATAACCCTGATACTTGGGCTTTAGATGAAGGTAAGGAAATGACTCTAGAAGAAGTGCTTTCGGAGATCGAGCCATATTTAAACTACTATCGTTCATCCGGTGGTGGGTTAACAGTATCCGGCGGAGAACCAACTTTGCAGGCGCAATTTGTAAAACAATTATTTACGGAAGTTAAGAAGCGTTGGAATCTGCACACCACATTAGATAGTAATGGTTATAACGAAGGTGACAAGATTAATGACCTATTGGATGTTACGGACTTGGTGATGCTCGATTTGAAGCATATTGATGAAGAAGCACACATTAAGTTAACTGGTAAATCTAATGATCGGACCTTGAAGCTTGCACGTTGGCTGTCAGATCATAACCGAAAGATGTGGATTAGACATGTATATGTTCCAGGCATTCATGACCGTGAAGAGGACCTTATCAATCTAGGTCGTTATATTGGAACCTTAAATGGCGTTGAGAAATTTGAAATCTTACCTTATCATCAAATGGGTATCTATAAATGGGAAATGCTCGGCAAGGCTTATGAATTGGATGGAGTGCCATCCCCTACGGATGAAGAAGTTCAGCGGGCATACCGCTTAGTCGAAGAAGGTCGTAAGCAGACAGCATTGGTATAA